In Xanthomonas sacchari, a genomic segment contains:
- a CDS encoding dienelactone hydrolase family protein, translated as MGHWTTLDTAHGQVSAWHALPEGTPRGGLVVIQEIFGVTDYIRQVADRYAAHGYEVLAPALFDPVEKDAQLAYDQDGVRKGLELVGALGFDRALDIVQAAAQALAPAGKVGTLGYCWGGSVALLAALRLGLPSVSYYGGRNTQFLDETPKAPVLFHFGAQDGSIPAESIQQHREKLPQMQTFVYPAGHGFDRHVDPNHYDADSAELARERSLAFLAEHLG; from the coding sequence ATGGGCCATTGGACCACGCTCGACACCGCTCACGGCCAGGTTTCCGCCTGGCACGCTCTGCCCGAGGGCACGCCGCGCGGCGGCTTGGTGGTGATCCAGGAGATCTTCGGGGTGACCGACTACATCCGCCAGGTCGCCGACCGCTACGCCGCGCACGGCTACGAGGTGCTGGCGCCGGCGCTGTTCGATCCGGTGGAGAAGGACGCGCAACTGGCCTACGACCAGGACGGCGTGCGCAAGGGCCTGGAACTGGTCGGCGCGCTGGGCTTCGACCGCGCCCTGGACATCGTGCAGGCGGCCGCGCAGGCGCTGGCGCCGGCCGGCAAGGTCGGCACGCTGGGCTACTGCTGGGGCGGCAGCGTCGCGCTGCTGGCGGCGCTGCGCCTGGGCCTGCCCTCGGTGAGCTACTACGGCGGCCGCAACACCCAGTTCCTGGACGAGACGCCGAAGGCGCCGGTGCTGTTCCACTTCGGCGCGCAGGACGGCAGCATCCCGGCCGAGTCGATCCAGCAGCACCGCGAGAAGCTGCCGCAGATGCAGACCTTCGTGTACCCGGCCGGGCACGGCTTCGACCGCCACGTCGATCCGAACCACTACGACGCCGACAGCGCCGAGCTGGCCCGCGAGCGCAGCCTGGCGTTCCTGGCCGAGCACCTGGGCTGA
- a CDS encoding HIT domain-containing protein has translation MAEFVLDPRLQADSAFVADGPLSQVRLMDDARFPWLLLVPRVAEASEWIDLDGGQQRLLLAEINQLSHLLRQEPGVHKLNIGALGNVVRQLHVHVLGRHPGDAAWPGPVWGNGAAQRLPAAELQARVATWRQRLR, from the coding sequence ATGGCCGAGTTCGTCCTGGACCCGCGGCTGCAGGCCGACAGCGCGTTCGTCGCCGACGGGCCGCTGTCGCAGGTGCGGCTGATGGATGACGCACGTTTCCCATGGCTGCTGCTGGTGCCGCGGGTGGCCGAGGCCAGCGAATGGATCGACCTGGACGGCGGCCAGCAGCGCCTGTTGCTGGCCGAGATCAACCAGCTCTCGCACCTGCTGCGGCAGGAACCGGGCGTGCACAAGCTCAACATCGGCGCGCTGGGCAACGTGGTGCGGCAGTTGCACGTGCACGTACTGGGGCGGCATCCCGGCGATGCCGCCTGGCCTGGCCCGGTGTGGGGCAACGGCGCGGCGCAGCGGCTGCCGGCCGCCGAACTGCAGGCGCGTGTTGCGACCTGGCGCCAGCGGCTACGATAG
- a CDS encoding LiaI-LiaF-like domain-containing protein yields the protein MKSNVIAAIVLILIGLVFLANNLGWTNLSLGRLIATWWPAILVAVGVGMLFGRGK from the coding sequence ATGAAATCCAATGTGATCGCCGCCATCGTGCTGATCCTGATCGGCCTGGTGTTCCTGGCCAACAACCTGGGCTGGACCAACCTGAGCCTGGGCCGGCTGATCGCCACCTGGTGGCCGGCGATCCTGGTCGCGGTCGGCGTCGGCATGCTGTTCGGGCGCGGCAAGTAG